A single region of the Vicia villosa cultivar HV-30 ecotype Madison, WI linkage group LG4, Vvil1.0, whole genome shotgun sequence genome encodes:
- the LOC131599581 gene encoding chitinase 2-like: MSKLIFREYIGVKPSSTSLRNFPIDIINSNKFEFQFILGFASEEYNQDGKGNGNFTETWDVDYFGPDKVKEFKKNNPNVKVMISIGGRAVETPFFPAEETVWTRQAVNSLKVLIGKYNNESGNIIDGIDINYETIKTSNALFVNCIGEVITKLKNDDSLNIDVVSIAPSEKNEPHYRDLFYANNANINWVDYQFYNQTNIVSTVKDFLGIYDNLIKGYPPQKVLPGISTDPNDTKDNKISRETFIAGCIQLKKHSKLNGVFLWNANDSAHPPPYEHEPYVVEHSLHDLLTTPVQVLLDR, from the coding sequence atgAGTAAACTTATCTTTCGTGAATACATTGGTGTGAAGCCATCCTCAACAAGTTTACGTAATTTTCCAATTGATATCATCAACTCAAATAAATTTGAATTCCAGTTCATTTTGGGCTTTGCTAGTGAGGAGTATAACCAAGATGGGAAAGGCAACGGAAATTTCACAGAAACTTGGGATGTGGACTACTTCGGTCCAGATAAAGTGAAAGAATTCAAGAAAAATAATCCAAATGTAAAGGTGATGATAAGCATTGGAGGTCGTGCTGTTGAAACTCCTTTCTTTCCTGCTGAGGAAACTGTATGGACTAGGCAGGCTGTAAATTCACTCAAAGTGCTCATCGGAAAATACAACAATGAAAGCGGCAACATAATTGATGGCATTGACATTAATTATGAAACAATCAAAACTAGTAATGCCCTATTTGTTAACTGCATAGGCGAAGTTATAACAAAACTAAAGAATGATGATAGCCTAAATATTGATGTGGTGTCCATTGCTCCATCCGAGAAAAACGAACCTCACTACCGCGATTTGTTTTATGCAAACAATGCCAATATCAATTGGGTTGACTACCAATTCTACAATCAAACAAATATTGTATCCACAGTTAAGGACTTTCTAGGGATCTATGACAATCTAATAAAAGGCTACCCTCCTCAAAAAGTCCTTCCTGGAATTAGCACCGACCCAAATGACACTAAGGATAATAAGATATCACGAGAGACGTTTATTGCTGGTTGCATACAACTCAAAAAACACTCAAAACTCAATGGTGTTTTTCTCTGGAACGCTAATGACTCTGCACATCCCCCTCCTTATGAGCACGAACCTTATGTTGTAGAGCATAGCTTGCATGACCTCCTCACCACACCAGTTCAGGTGTTACTCGATCGCTAG